Within the Desulfomonile tiedjei genome, the region TGACCGTCACCAACGCGGCCACTTTGATAGATTCAGCACCCGGCGATCAGACCATAACCGAGGACGTGGGCATCTCGTACAACATCCATGCGATTGACGAAGCCCATGACTGGATCGTTGGCGGCGCAACGGACATCGTTACGTACTATGACCTTCAGGTCAGCTACTGGGACGGCTCCGCGTTTACAGCCTCTGTCGATTACGTTGCGTACAACGCTTCCAACGGCGACCGGGGCGACGTGACCTTCGACACGGCCACAGGACAGTTTGACTGGGTGCCGAACAACGCGGATACCGCCATTGGCCAGTTCAGATTTACTGTCACCCATCACGACGACAACGGAACTCTTGACAGCCGAAATTTCACCTTGACCGTGCTTAACAATCCCCCGACGTTGACCGTTCCCGGATGGTGGCTGCTACACGAGGATGACACCAATCCGGCTGATTACACGCTTGACCAAACAAACATTTCTTCGGATGACGAGGGGCTGGGCCTCACCTACAGGCTTTTCATCAACGGTAATGAATTTTCCACAAGCGACCAGCCCAATGGAGCCACGGGCGGAACCATCTACTTCGACACGCATACCGGCGAGGTCCGCTGGCCGACCACAAACGCAGACGTCACGTTCAACAGTATTGTGGCCCCGGTGGCCCCGACCTCCGGCGCTTACATCTTCACCATCGAGGCCAATGACGGCAACGGCGGAATTACCACAACGACCTTCCAGGTTGATGTGTACAACGCTGCAACAGACGTCAACGACGTTCCGAACCAGGTGGTCGATGAAGACACTGCCCTGAGTTTGGGCGATCCAGACGTAACCGCCATTGACGAACGGATCGGCGGCGGCACCTTCTACACCCTCGAAATCGACAGGAGTGGTGACGGTGCAGGCTTCATCGATGTCGGCGCATATAATGCTCTAGTAACAGCCGGCGGCGGAGCGCCCATCACGTTCGATACGTCAACCGGAGCAATAGACTGGGCTCCCCGTAATGCCGATGTGGGCCAGTACACATTCCAGGTCACGCACTTTGACGGCCATGCCAGCAATGATGCGGACCAGTTTGATGTCACAGTCCGCAACACCGCTCCGGAGTTCACGTCATCGCCTGATACGTCGATGCTAAGACCCGGCATGCATTTCACGTACAACCCCTCCACCACCGACGAGGGGCAACACGACTGGCGGGGAGACCCCAGGGACGACCGGGTGGTCTACTCACTGGATACCCCGCCCTCGGGAATGACCGTTAATCCGGACACTGGTCTCATTCAGTGGGAAGCAACTCTGCCGGGCAATTACACGATCACGGTTCTGGTCCATGACGGTAACGGCGGGATTGCCACTCAGACCTTCGATCTGTTCGTAGCAGCGCTCATTGACGAACTTCCCATAGAGCACCGGCCTGATACTGCTACTCAGAATACTTCGTTTGGCGAGAATTCCGTCTTCGGAGGTCGAGATCACGGAGAAAAGGGTCTTGGCCTGCCACCGGGCGTTCCCGGAGGTCTGCTGGGCTCGACACCCATGACCAGCCTGCAAGGGCGTCTTCTTCCTGACGACGCGTTGATGCCGCTCTATTCGGGACACGGACTGGAAGATATATTCAAACAGGGCGCTTCAGGGCCGGAGGACCTACTGGCATGGCTGGAAGGCCATGATCTCAAGCAGCCGTCACTGGAACCGGCGGGCAGTACCGCTCCCATCACGCCTCTAACAGGCTATGGAAGCGGCGTAGCTCACGGCCAGAGGCTCGACTTCAGCGCGGAGGAGCTTCACCTTTGGCAGGATCTGCTGCAGCCCCAACTTGTTCACGGGGGCAGCGAATCTCCTGATACGCCCTTGGAAGGCTTCGCCTCAGCAATCGAGGAAGGAAGAAGGCTGAATTTCAACCATTATCCCATTAGAGAAGCGCGCGCGTTCCTGCTCGAAGATCTAAGGGCTGGAGACGTGCTGGGTCTGTAGAGGATGTCCGCAACCTCATAGTTTTGCGCTGTTTTGGCCGCTTGCCCGCGGACGGTGTGCACTGGTACACAGCGGCCTGGACGTGTTGGATGCCAAAGTGGCACGGCAGACAGTGCCACTTTTTTATTCGGTTGATAGGCATCGTGTGGTATAAAAGTTAAGTTTGTTTAGACTTTTCTTCATTCACACTGGTTTGTTAACCCTTTCTTGAAACACTGAACCGCACCGAAGGAGGAAAGGTACACATGGCTGAAGTCAAAGAAGACAAACAGCGGAGAACACAAGTTCAGAAGATGGTTTCTCTTAAGGAAGACGGGTACTATTCGAATTGCACTATGGTTGAAGGAACGCCCTTTGACATCAGCATATTGTTCGGCAAGATCCGGCCTCGAACCGATGAAAAGGGGCAAGCCGGGCTCGTGGAAGTGTATGAACGGCAGGTGTATCTTTCGCATCTCCAGGCGAGGGCGCTTCATGATGCTCTGTCCAGAAGCCTGGGATCCGTATCTGCTCAGCGAGCAGTCGTTCCGGCGGATAGTGCCAAGAAGGAAACAACCCAGTAATGAGGGCCTCGTAAGGCGTGGGCAAAGTCCACGGGCTCGAATCACGCCATAAGGGACTTGTTTCCAAAAAGCCGACTTCCTTCAGTCACTGAATCGGCTGGACCTTAAAGAATTAGGACGATAAAACAGTTTGGGAGAGGCTGATGAGACTATCTGTTCGGCGTGTGATGTGGGTATGGTGGGTTTTACTGTGTGTCCTTCCCGCGCAACTTCCGGCGCTCGCGCAGGAGGAGCGAAAAGCGACTCCCCCGCCTGTGAGCGCTCCCGGCGCGGTTTCCGGCTCCGACTCGGACCTTGAAGCGGAGGCCTTGAAAGATCTCAACCTGTCGCGTTCCGAAGGGATAAGCGCCGTGATTTATCCCTATCAATCAGCCACTGTTGGAACCGAGGTTCGAGGCATAGTAGACAGCGTGAACTTCAAAGAAGGCGACAGCGTTTCCAAAGGTTCCGTGGTGGCCGAGATCTCCAAGGCAAGATACGCCTCCATGGTCGGGGAGTTCCGAGGCAACTACGACGCGGTTGTTCGGAGTCTGAATAGAGCACGCGAAGAGCTGACAGTCCAGGAAGAACTCTATGACAAGCGCGCAACCACGTACGATGATCTGCTCAAAGCGCGATCCCAGGTTCAGGTCCTGGAAGCCAGAAAGGAAGAAGCGCTAAACAAACTCAAACAAGCGGAATTGAATCTCGATGCTTGTGTGTTGAAGGCCCCTTTTTCCGGAACTGTCGCGGTGTTGTATCATGAGCCTTTCGAGGCGGTGGATAACCTTGAGAAGGTCTTTGGCCTCATCGACACTGCCAAAGTGTATGCGCGTGCGAACTGGCCGGAGTCCAGGCTGTCGGAACTTGCTACAGGCAAGAAGGCGGCTTTTCATTACGAGGGCAAGGCGTACGAAGGGGTGATCGAGAAAATATCCAGCCTCATTGATCCTGCATCCAAGAGCAAGCGCGTTCACATTTTGATAGACAACCCGAAGGGCAAACTGGAGGTGGGCATGTCGGGCGCGGTGAGCCTGGCGGATGCCAAGAAGCTCTCAATGGGGACTACGACGCCTCCTGAAGAGAACTGAAGAAAAAGGAGCGCGTAATCAAGTGGTTGATGGGTCGGTCTAAAGGGTTTTTTTCCCAAGAAACCGGAAAACAAGCGCTCTTTCATCCCGTTTTCCTTGACTTTTGTGGCTAACATCTGTTAGTTTGAAGCATCTACGTTTTATTTATGCAGTTATGTGTGAGGAAAAGTGCGTAATTTTTCCTCTTGGTAGGTGGGTATGGGATGTCCTAGTGGAATTGGGAGCGGATACCGCCGCGTCGACCGGGTTCGCCGGTTTGCGATTGCAAGCTTACTGTGGACTGCTAAGCTCATTTCGACAAGCCCCGCCAAGGGTGCAATTCTTGTGGCCCTATTCTTCCTGTGCCTCTGTTCTTGCACGTGCAACACCGTCAATGTCCGCGAACAGAACGCCGCAATGGTCCTTGAACTGTACAGGGCTAGGCCTCTGGTTGTAGCCAACCACGGCAAGACGGACCTCGGCGTGCACGATTGCATAAGGCTTGCTCTGGAAAACAGCCTGGACTTGCAGACGGCAATCTGGGATGAACAGGTCAAGGGACAAGTCGCCCTCGCCAGCCGCATGAGGATGTATCCCAGGCTGGAGGCAGGCTTTCTGCTTTCACAGCGCGATCGCCCACTCTTTAGCAGGAGCGACGTCATCGACAATGAAGGGGCCTATGAGGTGGTCGGCCCCGGACCTCTCACAGGTGTCACAAATTTTTCCACGGGACGGGAGCGCTTCCAACGGACTTGGCAGGCACAAGCGCTTTGGTCACCCATGGATGCCATGATGGCGCGCTATCTATCGGTGGTGAGGCATAACGAAGTTGGCTATTCGGGCTATCAACGGGTCCGAGTGGCCCAGCAACTCATCGGAACGGTCGCGGGGGCATTTTACCGACTGCTTGCCCTATCGGAAGCATTGCCCAAAGCCGAAGCGTTGGAATCGCATCGGCGAAGTATTGTGCGAGATCTGGGGAGCTTGTCCAAGCGTCAGTTGGTCTCCAGTGAGGAGTTTCTGACAGCCCAATCCCAATTGGCCGAAGCCCAGAATCAAACTGCGGAGGTACGCCTCAACATCGGCAGACAAAAGGAATTGCTCGCCGTCGCGATGAATATTTGCCCGGACAGCATTTTCAAAGTGATGGGCCAAATGATGCCCCTACCGGAATTCTTCCTGGAACCGTGCAAACTGGAAGCCGCTGCCCTGATGAATAGACCGGAAGCTTACCAGGCGGACCTAACCCACGTCAGTTCCATAGCCGACCAAAAACGATTGCTTGTAAAATTCTTCCCCAGAGTGGAGGGCTTCATCGGCTATTTTAGAGACGAGAACAAATTCTTGTTGAACAAGAACTGGATAGACGGAGGAATGCGGATCACCTGGGACCTCATGGATTTTACGGCGAATATGCTTGAACACGGGGCCGCCAAAAGTCGTGTCGCAAAGACCGACCGTGAACGAGCGGTAATTTCCCTAGGAATAATATCTCAAGTAAGATTGAAAACACTGGAGGCAATGAGGGCCCTGGAAAGGTTCCGAAAGAACTCCGAACTGCGAACCCAGGCCAAAGAAGCCTTGCGCGTGGCAAGAGAAGTCGAAGAAGCCAAGGACAAGAGAGCCTTGCCGCGGGTGATGCGTATCGCGACGGAGAAGGCTTCGTGCAACCTGCTGCAAATGGAGATTGACCAACTTGTTGCACTGGGTGAGGTTCACGCGGCCGCGGCCGACGTTGAAGCCGCTGTTGGCACCAACTACCCGGTAACTAATGTTAACATGCCTCACGTCCCCTTGGGTCATCCACCGGCCGTCGCCAGGCCTGTTGGCGTCATAAAGCGGGCCGCAAGTTTTGTTGGAGGATTCCTGCCACATTAATTCTCATTGCCTTCCAAAATCGTTCGCCAGTCTGTAAGATTGTATTAGCGCGCCCAATGACCGGACCGGGCACGAAACGACTTTCCGCGTTGCCGCCAAATCATGAAAGAAGCCAGACCAAGATTCAGACCTGACGTTGCGAAACATTCGTATGATGAAAAGCATGGTGGGCAGACGATTGTTCTGGAAGATCCCGTGGCCAATAAGTTTTTCCGCATTTCTCCTTACGAATTTGAGCTTCTTCGAGTCCTCGACGGCACTCTCACGGTAAGTGAGGCGTTGGAGAAGCTCAAACTTCATGGCCGCTATTTTACAGCGACCCACGCGGCGAAACTCGTGGAGCAGTTTTCCCGTGCGGGTTTGCTGTTGGGAACAGGGTACGGTACGTCGAAAGTTCAGACCATTTTTAAGAATAGAATGGACAGCGAACTCAACAAAAGATCCATTTTCAAACTTTATTATTTGTATATCCCATTGATCAATCCGGACAGCTTCCTGGAAAAAACCTTGCCCACCTGGAGGCTCTTGGTCAATCGATTCACTGCGACGTTGTTCTTCATGTTGATTCCTGGTGCCGCCTATCTTCTTTTATCAGGCGTCTCGCGGCTGCAAGATGAATTCCTCTTCTTCTTCAATTTGCAGAATCTGTTTGTTCTTTGGATCGCTATAGCTCTCGTAAAGCTTGTTCACGAGTTTTCTCACGCATACACGGCAAAAAGCCTTGGTTTGCGGGTGCCGGAGATGGGGGTGGCGTTCCTGATATTCTTTCCCTGCCTGTACTGCAATACCACAGCCGCGTGGCAATTGGCCGATCGGCGCCAACGGATGTCTATTGCCCTTGCGGGGATAATCTCCGAAATGGTACTCGCTGTGGTATCCACTTATATTTGGTATTTTTCAAAGCCAGGGCTGCTAAACTCCACAGCATTCTACTTGATGGCAATCTCGGTGATTTCATCGCTGTTGTTCAATGGCAATCCACTCCTTAAGTTCGATGGCTATTTTGTCTTGATCGACTGGCTCCGTATGCCTAATCTACAGTCCAAAGCTTTCAATTATCTTAGATACCTGTTCCTGAATCGTGGACTGGGAATTGAGTCCGTCAACATTGCATCAACCCCACTGCGAGATAGGGCAATCTATCTGGCTTACGGAGTGTCGGCAGCCCTTTACAGAATCTTCTTGTATGCGGGCATAATTGCGGGAGTGTACTTCAGGTTCGACAAGACGGTCGGCGTCATTCTAGGGGCTTTGGCGTTTGTTCTTTTTGTTGTACGCCCTTTGGCGAGGTCCGTGACAAATTTGGCCAAACGCACCTCCGAAATGAACTACAGGCCTCGCGGTATATTGAGTATTGTGGCCCTCGCAGCCGTGATCCTCTTACTGCTGATGCTTCCCTGGTCCGACAGATCGGTGTATCCTTGTTATTTGGAATCCGCGATGACCCGGCAGATAGTCATTCCGGCGGAAGCTCCGGTCGCCGAGGTCTATGCCAGGCAAGGGGACAGGATTCAGGAAGGGCAGACCATCCTGAAGTTGGACCCTACCCCTCTGCAATATGGTTTGAAAGATAAGCAAGCAGAGCGATTACTGGTCAAGAAGGAGATATCCATCATAGAAAGCAGTCAAAAGGATTTGTCCAGACTGCCGATCAAATACATCGAGTTGTCGCAACTGGACGATTCCGTGAAACAGATCGAAGAAGATCTCAAAAATATAGACTGGAAGGCCCCTTTTGGGGGCGCAGTCACAAAGCTTGCCCCAACCTTGCAACGTGGAGCTCGTCCGGGCAAAGGTACGGTCGTTGGTGAAATGGCCAGCCCCACGGCATGCGAAATCTTGGGATTGGTGCCGGAAGTTGACGTTCAGGGAATGATTCAGGGCGGACAGGTGGAGGTCTGGTTTCCGATAGGAACTGGAGTGACCTTTTCTCTGTCTGTGAGAGAGGTCAGCCCTTTCAAGACCGAAGATCTGGAAGGGTCACCCTTATCCAGCCGTTTCGGTGGAGAGATCGCCACCGAGGTCAAAGGAGAATCCGGAAAGGATTCGCCGCTGGAGCCTCATTACATATGCAAGCTGGATTTTGCAAATAAGCAGGGCATACCTTTGGGCATGATCGGGAGAATGGTGGTCAAGCAGCCTCCCCGGAGCGCCATAGGTAGAATGGTTAACGCTGCGTACAGAACATTTCATCGCGAAATCGTTTTTTAAGGACCTGCATTTCTCATGAATACTCCCAAACAGGAATTAGCTGAAGAAGCCTTGGACTATCGCCGAAAGGCACTTGCTATCGGGGTAGAGCTGGCGAAGAACGCTGCGCGGGCAAGAACGCTGGACGAATTGCAGTTCATCCTGGTAAACGACACCCGGTCCTTGCTTCCCTTTGATAGAGCGCTTTTGATTGTGCATTTTGAGGGCAAATCAGCCCTGCTTGCCACAAATAATCAGCCCCGAATCGAGCGCAAATCCGATTTCGTACAGAGGATCAACGAGATCGCGCCTGCGCTGAAGGGCATCCGCGAAGGTATGGTGATGCTTGCAGGCACTCCGGTTAAAGGAGACCTCTCACCGGATCTGGCGGCTCAATTGGAAGACTACATGTCTTATTCCAAGTCCTCCTGTGTCATGGTGCTTCCCCTGCTCAAGTATGATGATGTGGTGGGCCACCTGGTGCTAGAGTTCTTTAGGGACGCTTCGCCGGGCGAGGTCGAGGCCTTCACCTTGATGAACATGCTCCCATTTCTCGCTTCAGCGCTTACGGAAAAATGGATGCTGGCTAAAGACCCGAAGGTTCGCAGGGCTTTTTTCAAGACAATATCAGCCGCCGGAGCGGAAGAAGCGGCATCGAGGCTGAGCCTGAAGAAGAAACTGGCCCTTGTGGCGGCTGTCCTGCTTTTGCTTGCGATGTTTGTTCCCGTGACCCTGACGGTGGGAGGGCGGGCCGATGTTGCCCCGGATTACGAATACTTCGCATACGTCCAAATGGACGGAATTGTGGACAAGGTGTCGGCCAAGGAAGGCGACTCCGTAAAAAAAGACCAGCCCCTGGCAGAACTTGAAGCCAAGGAAATCGATTACAAGATTAGAGAAGCCAAGAGGCTCTTGGAGAGCTACAAGACCGAAATGGAAATTCTACGCAATTTGGGCGCGGAAAATCCCATGAAATTGGCTGAGAGCCAGTTGGTGGCCATCAAGAGCCTCCGGGCAAAACAGGAGTTGGACTTCCTCAATTGGCAGAGGCAGTTCCTTACGATTCGAGCGCCTGTGGATGGAGTGATACTGACCAAAAAGGCCGAGAGCCTCCTTGGGAAGAAATTCAAGGCCGGTGAACCCTTCTGCAAAATAGCGCCGCACGATGTCATGGTCGCCGAGGTTTTCGTCAGAGAGAGTGACATTTCCTTTGTGGCGGTCAATCAACCGGGAGAAGTATATTTCAACTTCCAGCCTGACCGAGCCCATAAGTTTAGAGTGGTTAGCATTTCCCCCATTTCCGAGACCCTTGAAAGGGCCGGCAGCGTCTTCCGGGTCAGAGCTAACTTTCTGGGCCAGTTGTCCGACATCAAGCCGGGGATGCAAGGAATAGCGCACATTGACACCGACCGAGTAAGTATGTGGTTCATGCTTACCCGCCGTATCAGAGCCAGGCTAAACGAAGTATTCCTCTACTTCTGAAAGCATCCGGCGAGTCCGACAGTGCTGGACAGATGGCCAAGGATCGGGAATGCGGGCAGCATTCGAGTCGGCATTCGGCCATACAGACCGAATAGGCCCCAGCCTTTCGCGTTCTTTCAAGAAAAGATGGCGGGCGAATCTATAGCAACTTCCATGGCGGGAAGCGCCACAACGAATCATGAAAACGCCGGTAGCGCCGGCATCTTGCCGGTTGTCTTCAAGGCGTTTTCATAGGAAGTGTCAAAAATAACGTCCGATTGCGTAAAGCGGTTTCGGGAGAGTAGTAGGTGCCGGCCTCCGTGCCGGCACATTTTGTCAATACAAATCAACTAGTTCGGACCGGCAGGGACCCCGGATCGCGGTCCGGGGCAGGCTCTGGTCCCTACTGGTTTTTTTAGGAGCTAGGATTGTACAAACGGTCGAGAATTGTGGCAAGTGGTATATCTAGTTCTTCCAGAACGGGGTTTCGTTCCTTTCTCTGTACAGGTCTCTTAAGATATCGCTGTTATTCCTGGCCGGGCCATTGGAACCTCGGAAGTCGGGAACAGGAACATAACAGGCAAGTTTGAACCCGTCGCCGGTCCGCTCCGGCTGCGGAGTGCATACCATGCCGGAGACCTTTCCCGACCACTCGATCTGCTTGGAATCTGCAGGAGTTGTCTGGGTCCCCGACATGACCGTGACGCCGGAAAACACCAACAAGAGCGAAGCCATAATTGCAGCAAACATCAGATTTGGTCTTTTCATTGTACCCACCTCCTTCTAGTCAGATTCGATGCTGAGTCCCCGAGAACGATTCAAACCGGAGGCGGAACGAAATAAACCAGCATGAGTCATACCAATGCACTGTCTACCCAGTGATATGAATTCCCTGTCTAATGGGCAGGACAACGAACCCTGTAGGGGCAGACCTACGTGTCTGCCCGCTCTTTGGGCGCACACGCGGGTGCGCGCCGTACCCGGGCTATGTTATTTACTTGAAAGCGAAATGGTATCAGAGTTCCGTCCGACCTATATAGGAAGTGTCAAAAGTAGTGTCCGTTTATGAAATGGCCTCTTGGAAATTCGTAGGTGCCGGCCTCCGTGCCGGCACATTTTGCCAATATAGGCACGGGGTCAGGCATGGGGTCAGGTCTGCTCTTGGCTCATGTTGATTGTCAAGACGCTTCCGTGATCAGAGATCAGCCAGAAGAGGGCTTGGGCCCCCTGTCGGAGTGCTGCACAAGTGGTATGCTTTGCCTGGACAGAAGATTCCTTGACATAGCTTCGTTCTGTCGCGTAGGCTATGGTCCCATCGCCTGAGAGGCTGCAACAGCCTTTTTCTCAAACTACCGCACGACCTGGCCGGGGGGAATTGGGGGGTCAGCGGTAACAGCGGCTTTCCTAATAATTAATACACAACTGAAACTGTTTCACAACTGCTTTTCAACTTGGCATCCCTCCAGGAGGAGTTGTTGTCGT harbors:
- a CDS encoding putative Ig domain-containing protein, encoding GLQSYPGGPTFIGVTYSLEIFSGGTWNTVNDGDQINGPGGGLISFDDATGVFSWDTRNADVTQGNGRSPYQFRITAGDGVGTTQQAFDVTVTNAATLIDSAPGDQTITEDVGISYNIHAIDEAHDWIVGGATDIVTYYDLQVSYWDGSAFTASVDYVAYNASNGDRGDVTFDTATGQFDWVPNNADTAIGQFRFTVTHHDDNGTLDSRNFTLTVLNNPPTLTVPGWWLLHEDDTNPADYTLDQTNISSDDEGLGLTYRLFINGNEFSTSDQPNGATGGTIYFDTHTGEVRWPTTNADVTFNSIVAPVAPTSGAYIFTIEANDGNGGITTTTFQVDVYNAATDVNDVPNQVVDEDTALSLGDPDVTAIDERIGGGTFYTLEIDRSGDGAGFIDVGAYNALVTAGGGAPITFDTSTGAIDWAPRNADVGQYTFQVTHFDGHASNDADQFDVTVRNTAPEFTSSPDTSMLRPGMHFTYNPSTTDEGQHDWRGDPRDDRVVYSLDTPPSGMTVNPDTGLIQWEATLPGNYTITVLVHDGNGGIATQTFDLFVAALIDELPIEHRPDTATQNTSFGENSVFGGRDHGEKGLGLPPGVPGGLLGSTPMTSLQGRLLPDDALMPLYSGHGLEDIFKQGASGPEDLLAWLEGHDLKQPSLEPAGSTAPITPLTGYGSGVAHGQRLDFSAEELHLWQDLLQPQLVHGGSESPDTPLEGFASAIEEGRRLNFNHYPIREARAFLLEDLRAGDVLGL
- a CDS encoding efflux RND transporter periplasmic adaptor subunit, with the translated sequence MRLSVRRVMWVWWVLLCVLPAQLPALAQEERKATPPPVSAPGAVSGSDSDLEAEALKDLNLSRSEGISAVIYPYQSATVGTEVRGIVDSVNFKEGDSVSKGSVVAEISKARYASMVGEFRGNYDAVVRSLNRAREELTVQEELYDKRATTYDDLLKARSQVQVLEARKEEALNKLKQAELNLDACVLKAPFSGTVAVLYHEPFEAVDNLEKVFGLIDTAKVYARANWPESRLSELATGKKAAFHYEGKAYEGVIEKISSLIDPASKSKRVHILIDNPKGKLEVGMSGAVSLADAKKLSMGTTTPPEEN
- a CDS encoding TolC family protein, which codes for MVLELYRARPLVVANHGKTDLGVHDCIRLALENSLDLQTAIWDEQVKGQVALASRMRMYPRLEAGFLLSQRDRPLFSRSDVIDNEGAYEVVGPGPLTGVTNFSTGRERFQRTWQAQALWSPMDAMMARYLSVVRHNEVGYSGYQRVRVAQQLIGTVAGAFYRLLALSEALPKAEALESHRRSIVRDLGSLSKRQLVSSEEFLTAQSQLAEAQNQTAEVRLNIGRQKELLAVAMNICPDSIFKVMGQMMPLPEFFLEPCKLEAAALMNRPEAYQADLTHVSSIADQKRLLVKFFPRVEGFIGYFRDENKFLLNKNWIDGGMRITWDLMDFTANMLEHGAAKSRVAKTDRERAVISLGIISQVRLKTLEAMRALERFRKNSELRTQAKEALRVAREVEEAKDKRALPRVMRIATEKASCNLLQMEIDQLVALGEVHAAAADVEAAVGTNYPVTNVNMPHVPLGHPPAVARPVGVIKRAASFVGGFLPH
- a CDS encoding biotin/lipoyl-binding protein; this translates as MKEARPRFRPDVAKHSYDEKHGGQTIVLEDPVANKFFRISPYEFELLRVLDGTLTVSEALEKLKLHGRYFTATHAAKLVEQFSRAGLLLGTGYGTSKVQTIFKNRMDSELNKRSIFKLYYLYIPLINPDSFLEKTLPTWRLLVNRFTATLFFMLIPGAAYLLLSGVSRLQDEFLFFFNLQNLFVLWIAIALVKLVHEFSHAYTAKSLGLRVPEMGVAFLIFFPCLYCNTTAAWQLADRRQRMSIALAGIISEMVLAVVSTYIWYFSKPGLLNSTAFYLMAISVISSLLFNGNPLLKFDGYFVLIDWLRMPNLQSKAFNYLRYLFLNRGLGIESVNIASTPLRDRAIYLAYGVSAALYRIFLYAGIIAGVYFRFDKTVGVILGALAFVLFVVRPLARSVTNLAKRTSEMNYRPRGILSIVALAAVILLLLMLPWSDRSVYPCYLESAMTRQIVIPAEAPVAEVYARQGDRIQEGQTILKLDPTPLQYGLKDKQAERLLVKKEISIIESSQKDLSRLPIKYIELSQLDDSVKQIEEDLKNIDWKAPFGGAVTKLAPTLQRGARPGKGTVVGEMASPTACEILGLVPEVDVQGMIQGGQVEVWFPIGTGVTFSLSVREVSPFKTEDLEGSPLSSRFGGEIATEVKGESGKDSPLEPHYICKLDFANKQGIPLGMIGRMVVKQPPRSAIGRMVNAAYRTFHREIVF
- a CDS encoding efflux RND transporter periplasmic adaptor subunit, which translates into the protein MNTPKQELAEEALDYRRKALAIGVELAKNAARARTLDELQFILVNDTRSLLPFDRALLIVHFEGKSALLATNNQPRIERKSDFVQRINEIAPALKGIREGMVMLAGTPVKGDLSPDLAAQLEDYMSYSKSSCVMVLPLLKYDDVVGHLVLEFFRDASPGEVEAFTLMNMLPFLASALTEKWMLAKDPKVRRAFFKTISAAGAEEAASRLSLKKKLALVAAVLLLLAMFVPVTLTVGGRADVAPDYEYFAYVQMDGIVDKVSAKEGDSVKKDQPLAELEAKEIDYKIREAKRLLESYKTEMEILRNLGAENPMKLAESQLVAIKSLRAKQELDFLNWQRQFLTIRAPVDGVILTKKAESLLGKKFKAGEPFCKIAPHDVMVAEVFVRESDISFVAVNQPGEVYFNFQPDRAHKFRVVSISPISETLERAGSVFRVRANFLGQLSDIKPGMQGIAHIDTDRVSMWFMLTRRIRARLNEVFLYF